The following are from one region of the Prevotella communis genome:
- a CDS encoding phosphoribosylglycinamide formyltransferase, translating into MKKVNIAIFASGGGTNCENIIRYFKDSDEVCTALVVSNKAEAPVLGKALKLGVPVQIVTKAELNDEAVMMPLLQQYAIDFIVLAGFLPLVPDFLIEAFPRRIVNIHPSLLPKFGGKGMWGHHVHEAVKAAGETETGMTVHWVTPVCDGGDIIAQYRVALSPEDSADTISEKEHALEMKYYPLVILRALNETF; encoded by the coding sequence ATGAAGAAAGTCAACATAGCCATTTTCGCATCTGGAGGTGGTACAAATTGTGAGAATATCATCCGATATTTTAAGGATTCTGATGAGGTTTGCACGGCCTTGGTTGTCAGCAATAAGGCAGAGGCTCCTGTGCTTGGAAAAGCTCTGAAGTTGGGCGTGCCTGTTCAGATCGTCACAAAAGCAGAGTTGAATGATGAGGCGGTGATGATGCCCTTACTGCAGCAATATGCTATCGACTTCATTGTATTGGCAGGTTTTCTTCCTTTAGTACCTGATTTCTTAATCGAGGCCTTTCCGCGTCGCATCGTGAATATTCACCCCTCGCTGTTGCCGAAATTTGGTGGCAAGGGCATGTGGGGACATCATGTACACGAGGCCGTGAAGGCTGCAGGAGAGACAGAGACGGGTATGACTGTTCATTGGGTCACACCCGTTTGTGATGGAGGCGATATCATTGCCCAGTATCGTGTGGCGCTCTCGCCAGAGGATTCTGCGGATACGATCTCTGAGAAAGAGCACGCGTTGGAGATGAAATACTATCCGTTGGTCATCTTGCGTGCATTGAACGAGACTTTCTAA
- a CDS encoding sensor histidine kinase: MPLISCENSDEQAALNDAIKMITDASQQKDFSRMQVLADSLGKEKVLSEAESYFWQGFAYYRMSQVHTAEFYWKEAMAAIESSDDPADLDTYARSASYLAGLHIRYYNFQSASQVVRNALEHLNYHHYTATSDYTNLLVFAGCCRRHFNIEDEEVPQLFEQAFQRHLEYIAKEQNRETYHDAAVGVINITYGWLSEKKYEKGLFWNQRFSKLISEYKQLFPDDSTYIDKQQARCYIFEAIGLEGIGKIHEAENTFTAFQQSNFANTDEGQLDASDYLAMSGKWHAAARILRNLDNIFIHAQSGYSLDDIQKYLLKKYRVNLMTGQLDSASVVANQICQRLDSAIIKSQWIDSDEQETIRQKEEQILQQQEHLSKARIMSLIAAIIVITVFFSVYTYFRHRAERRLAAANAQLEQKNEQLAIANAHAEESARMKTCFIQQMSHEIRTPLNILSGFTQVITTPGMELDDATRLDINSKITENTDRITSLVNKMLELSEVSSKSIIDRTDNVPIVQIATQAIDESGICNAEHLTFDLQLSPETENMYLQTNLRAATRALTLLLDNAKKFTHDAEARLQHNTNGNLGEKKKVVMKVTSDHDKTVFTIEDTGIGVPPEDAERIFEEFIQLDEYYDGTGIGLTIARSLARRLGGDIHLDTSYTNGARFVMEI; the protein is encoded by the coding sequence ATGCCACTCATCAGCTGTGAAAACAGCGACGAACAGGCTGCACTTAATGACGCCATCAAGATGATAACAGATGCTTCCCAGCAGAAAGACTTCAGTCGTATGCAGGTATTAGCCGACAGTCTGGGAAAGGAAAAAGTGCTGAGCGAGGCTGAAAGTTATTTCTGGCAGGGCTTTGCCTACTATCGCATGTCGCAGGTACATACAGCCGAATTTTACTGGAAAGAAGCTATGGCAGCTATTGAAAGCTCTGATGATCCTGCAGATCTGGATACTTATGCCCGTTCGGCCAGTTATCTGGCAGGACTACATATTCGCTATTACAACTTCCAAAGTGCCAGTCAGGTGGTGAGAAATGCTCTGGAGCATTTGAACTACCACCATTACACTGCGACGAGCGACTATACCAATCTGCTTGTCTTCGCAGGATGCTGCAGGAGACATTTCAACATAGAGGACGAAGAGGTGCCCCAACTTTTCGAACAAGCATTCCAGCGACATCTGGAATACATTGCCAAAGAACAGAACCGCGAGACGTATCACGATGCCGCAGTGGGGGTTATCAATATCACCTACGGTTGGCTCAGCGAGAAGAAATATGAAAAGGGGCTATTCTGGAACCAACGCTTTAGTAAACTGATTAGTGAGTACAAACAGTTATTTCCGGATGATTCGACATATATCGATAAGCAGCAAGCCCGCTGCTATATCTTTGAGGCCATCGGACTTGAAGGCATCGGTAAAATTCACGAAGCAGAAAATACTTTTACGGCTTTTCAGCAATCTAACTTTGCAAACACCGACGAAGGCCAGCTGGATGCCAGCGACTATTTGGCGATGTCGGGCAAATGGCATGCTGCTGCCAGAATACTGCGCAATCTCGACAACATCTTTATTCATGCCCAATCGGGGTACTCACTGGATGATATCCAGAAATATTTGCTGAAGAAGTATCGCGTTAACCTGATGACTGGACAGCTCGATTCTGCCAGTGTTGTAGCCAATCAGATTTGTCAGCGACTGGACTCCGCTATTATCAAGTCGCAATGGATTGACTCTGACGAGCAGGAGACAATACGACAGAAGGAGGAACAGATACTGCAACAACAGGAACATTTGTCAAAGGCACGTATTATGTCGCTCATAGCTGCGATTATCGTCATCACAGTTTTCTTCTCTGTCTATACTTACTTCCGTCACAGAGCCGAACGCCGTCTGGCAGCCGCCAATGCCCAGTTGGAACAGAAGAACGAGCAACTGGCCATTGCCAATGCACATGCTGAGGAATCAGCCAGGATGAAGACCTGTTTCATACAACAGATGTCGCACGAGATACGCACGCCACTGAATATTCTATCGGGCTTTACGCAGGTAATCACCACCCCCGGTATGGAATTGGATGATGCCACTCGACTGGATATCAACAGCAAGATAACCGAAAACACCGATCGTATCACCTCGTTGGTCAACAAGATGCTTGAACTGTCTGAGGTAAGCAGTAAAAGCATCATTGATCGCACAGACAACGTACCCATCGTTCAAATTGCCACCCAAGCCATCGACGAGTCGGGCATCTGCAACGCAGAGCATCTGACATTCGACCTTCAACTGTCACCTGAAACCGAGAATATGTATCTGCAGACAAACCTGCGAGCTGCCACCCGCGCGCTGACACTGCTGCTCGACAACGCGAAGAAGTTTACTCACGATGCCGAAGCACGACTCCAGCATAATACAAATGGGAACTTAGGGGAGAAGAAAAAAGTGGTCATGAAGGTTACGTCTGATCACGACAAAACGGTGTTTACCATTGAAGACACAGGCATAGGGGTGCCGCCAGAAGACGCAGAGCGAATTTTCGAAGAATTCATACAACTCGATGAATACTATGACGGAACAGGCATAGGGCTCACGATAGCACGCTCACTGGCACGCCGCCTTGGGGGGGACATTCATCTTGACACCAGTTATACAAATGGTGCCCGTTTTGTGATGGAGATTTAG
- a CDS encoding glucose-6-phosphate isomerase: MKNITLDITKASCFLAEGAVAAFEPKVKAAQEALENGTCPGNDFLGWLHLPSSITPAFLAEIQACADTLRQNCEVVVVAGIGGSYLGARAVIEALGNSFAWLIQDKKNPTILFAGNNIGEDYLFEMTEYLKDKKFGVINISKSGTTTETALTFRLLKKQCEAQRGKEEAKKVIVAVTDAKRGAARTCADKEGYKSFIIPDNVGGRFSVLTPVGLLPIACAGFDVKQLVAGAQDMEKACGKDVPFSENLAAQYAAVRNGLYQSGKKIEIMVNYQPKLHFFSEWWKQLYGESEGKDGKGIFPASVDFTTDLHSMGQWIQEGERTIFETVISIEEPEKKLLFPSDEENLDGLNFLAGKRVDEVNKMAELGTRLAHVDGGVPNMRISVPKLNEYYIGQLIYFFEIACGISGNVLGVNPFNQPGVEAYKKNMFALLDKPGYEAESKAIKERLAKEK, from the coding sequence ATGAAGAATATTACGCTTGACATTACGAAGGCCTCCTGTTTTTTGGCAGAAGGTGCAGTAGCTGCTTTTGAGCCAAAGGTAAAGGCAGCACAGGAAGCCCTTGAGAACGGCACCTGCCCTGGTAACGATTTTCTGGGATGGCTTCACCTCCCATCATCTATCACCCCTGCATTCCTGGCAGAGATTCAGGCTTGCGCCGACACGCTGCGCCAGAACTGCGAGGTAGTAGTAGTAGCTGGCATCGGTGGTTCATACTTGGGTGCTCGCGCTGTCATTGAAGCTCTGGGCAATAGTTTTGCGTGGCTCATTCAGGATAAGAAAAATCCCACAATTCTCTTTGCTGGAAACAATATTGGCGAGGACTATCTGTTTGAGATGACAGAATACTTGAAGGATAAGAAGTTTGGTGTTATCAATATCTCCAAGAGTGGTACGACTACCGAGACAGCCCTGACTTTCCGTTTGCTGAAGAAGCAGTGCGAGGCTCAGCGCGGTAAAGAAGAGGCCAAGAAGGTAATCGTGGCAGTGACCGACGCCAAGCGCGGTGCTGCACGTACCTGTGCCGATAAGGAGGGTTACAAGAGTTTCATCATCCCCGATAACGTGGGTGGCCGTTTCTCTGTGCTCACTCCTGTAGGCCTGCTGCCTATCGCCTGCGCCGGTTTCGACGTGAAGCAGCTGGTGGCTGGTGCTCAGGATATGGAGAAAGCTTGCGGTAAGGACGTACCTTTCAGCGAGAACCTCGCAGCGCAGTATGCTGCCGTACGCAACGGTCTGTATCAGAGTGGCAAGAAGATTGAGATCATGGTGAACTATCAGCCCAAACTCCACTTCTTCTCAGAGTGGTGGAAGCAGCTCTATGGCGAGAGCGAGGGTAAGGATGGCAAAGGTATCTTCCCCGCATCTGTTGACTTCACCACCGACCTGCACTCTATGGGTCAGTGGATTCAGGAGGGCGAGCGCACCATCTTCGAGACTGTTATCAGCATTGAAGAGCCCGAGAAGAAGTTGCTGTTCCCCAGCGACGAGGAGAACCTGGACGGTCTGAACTTCCTGGCTGGCAAGCGTGTGGACGAGGTGAACAAGATGGCTGAGCTGGGTACTCGTCTGGCTCACGTGGATGGTGGTGTGCCCAACATGCGCATCAGCGTGCCCAAGCTCAACGAGTACTACATTGGTCAGTTGATTTACTTCTTCGAGATTGCTTGCGGTATCAGCGGTAACGTGCTCGGCGTGAACCCCTTCAACCAGCCTGGTGTGGAGGCTTACAAGAAGAACATGTTTGCCCTGCTCGACAAGCCTGGATACGAGGCTGAGTCGAAGGCTATCAAGGAAAGACTGGCTAAAGAGAAATAA
- a CDS encoding HAD family hydrolase has translation MKQAIQQYLEKHGFGALRPKAVLFDMDGVLYDSMSHHAVAWQKSMATFGIRMTVDDAYATEGARGVDTIRMMVKKQQGRDIDEMEAQRMYDEKTRQFHALPETNVMQGVLDLMAQIHADGLTIGVVTGSGQRPLINRLLKDFGTYLSEDHIVTAYDVKHGKPAPDPYLMGLQKCGNLKPWEAFVVENAPLGVKAGVAAQIFTLAVNTGPLPDKVLADAGANLIFAKMPDLAEAWHSLISSSV, from the coding sequence ATGAAACAAGCTATTCAGCAATACTTAGAGAAACACGGTTTTGGGGCACTTCGCCCCAAAGCCGTGCTTTTCGATATGGACGGCGTGCTCTATGACTCGATGTCGCACCATGCCGTAGCCTGGCAGAAATCCATGGCTACGTTTGGTATCAGGATGACAGTAGACGATGCCTATGCCACAGAGGGAGCCCGCGGTGTGGACACCATCCGCATGATGGTAAAAAAACAGCAGGGACGCGACATTGATGAGATGGAGGCCCAACGTATGTACGATGAGAAGACGCGCCAGTTTCATGCGCTGCCCGAGACAAACGTGATGCAAGGCGTACTGGACCTGATGGCACAGATTCATGCTGACGGACTTACTATCGGCGTGGTGACAGGTAGCGGACAGCGTCCGCTTATCAACCGACTGCTGAAGGATTTTGGTACGTATCTGAGTGAAGACCATATCGTGACGGCATACGATGTGAAGCATGGTAAGCCAGCCCCCGATCCTTATCTGATGGGGTTACAGAAATGTGGCAACCTGAAACCCTGGGAGGCATTTGTTGTAGAAAATGCGCCACTTGGCGTAAAGGCAGGCGTGGCAGCACAGATTTTCACCCTAGCAGTCAACACTGGTCCTCTGCCAGATAAAGTATTAGCTGATGCTGGCGCCAACTTGATTTTCGCAAAAATGCCAGACCTTGCAGAGGCCTGGCATAGTCTGATATCGTCAAGTGTATAG
- a CDS encoding DUF4738 domain-containing protein, with amino-acid sequence MKRYIPFIMVAGILAFGACKEKKESKDIITTKYVPKKPQAPIAMPVDTKTTHITWQDKPYTIQIDRVSDDSLKQVKDENGQPYFDNRVSVTIKRQDGSVFFKKVFTKASFSSYIDDTFRNNGILAGIQYDEIGDRGLEFSVVVGMPDALDDVFVPLELVIDRQGAISISRDDDMDMLDYDDREGDFDEEGV; translated from the coding sequence ATGAAACGCTATATACCTTTTATAATGGTTGCGGGTATCCTCGCTTTTGGTGCCTGCAAGGAGAAGAAAGAGTCCAAGGATATCATCACGACGAAATATGTGCCTAAGAAGCCTCAGGCTCCTATCGCCATGCCCGTAGATACCAAGACCACGCATATCACGTGGCAGGACAAACCCTACACAATACAGATTGACCGTGTGTCGGATGATAGTCTGAAGCAGGTGAAAGACGAGAATGGTCAGCCTTATTTCGACAACCGTGTCAGCGTGACCATCAAGCGTCAGGATGGTAGCGTGTTTTTCAAGAAAGTATTTACCAAGGCCTCATTCAGTTCATACATCGACGATACATTCCGCAACAATGGCATCCTGGCGGGAATCCAGTATGATGAGATAGGCGACAGGGGGCTGGAGTTCTCTGTTGTCGTAGGCATGCCTGATGCTCTTGACGATGTGTTTGTTCCTTTAGAGCTGGTCATTGACCGTCAGGGAGCTATCAGTATCAGTCGTGATGATGATATGGATATGCTCGATTATGATGATCGTGAAGGTGATTTCGACGAGGAGGGCGTATAG
- a CDS encoding DUF4890 domain-containing protein, with protein MKKLVLTMIAMVTMSLSAMAQDTAQVRRQFNPEQMAKMRTDAVVKKYGLNDDQAKKLLDLNTRFAGKIRPMGPMGGQRRGGQRMQGDRPQRMNPDSLRAQGQRRGKGQRGGGFNREEMQKNMEDYNNELKAILTPEQYEAYQKDEQQNRRQFNGPRRERPTQRQ; from the coding sequence ATGAAGAAACTTGTTTTAACAATGATTGCAATGGTGACCATGAGCCTCAGCGCAATGGCACAGGATACAGCCCAGGTACGCCGACAGTTCAATCCTGAACAGATGGCAAAGATGCGTACGGATGCAGTGGTAAAGAAATATGGACTGAACGACGATCAGGCTAAGAAACTATTAGACCTGAACACCCGTTTCGCAGGTAAGATTCGCCCTATGGGCCCGATGGGAGGCCAGCGTCGCGGTGGACAGCGTATGCAGGGTGACAGACCTCAGAGAATGAACCCCGATAGCCTGAGAGCACAGGGACAGCGTCGCGGAAAGGGACAGCGTGGCGGTGGTTTCAATCGCGAGGAAATGCAAAAGAATATGGAGGACTATAATAATGAGCTGAAAGCCATACTGACTCCCGAGCAGTATGAGGCTTACCAGAAGGACGAGCAGCAGAACCGCCGTCAGTTCAACGGTCCCCGCAGAGAAAGACCAACACAAAGGCAATAA
- a CDS encoding DUF4230 domain-containing protein has translation MSCGRSEKSDTEEAYAFDSIPMLVAQIQRCSRLYTTEYRIHKLVACESNREISGFGISFGLNVFGDRKIIIPINATLKGYIDMNQVREHHIKRQGEKIIVTLPDPAVMLTSTEIDHDNIKEYVTGFRDDFTDQEMVRFEAQGRKAIISEIPELGIERTAREDAVRILVPIITQMGFREQDITIQFRSDYNPQDLIRRLE, from the coding sequence ATGAGTTGCGGAAGGAGTGAGAAGTCTGATACAGAAGAGGCATACGCTTTTGATAGCATCCCTATGCTGGTCGCGCAGATTCAGCGCTGCTCGCGTCTATATACCACAGAATATCGCATTCACAAACTGGTGGCGTGTGAATCCAACCGTGAGATCAGCGGATTCGGCATCTCTTTCGGTCTCAATGTCTTTGGCGACCGGAAGATTATCATCCCCATCAATGCCACGCTGAAAGGGTATATCGATATGAATCAAGTCAGGGAGCATCATATTAAGCGACAGGGTGAAAAAATAATCGTCACCCTACCCGACCCTGCCGTCATGCTGACCAGTACAGAGATAGACCACGATAATATCAAAGAGTATGTGACGGGATTTCGCGATGATTTCACAGATCAAGAGATGGTGCGCTTTGAAGCGCAGGGACGCAAGGCTATTATTTCTGAGATACCCGAACTGGGTATTGAGCGGACTGCACGCGAGGATGCGGTACGTATTTTGGTACCCATCATTACACAGATGGGATTCCGCGAACAGGACATCACCATCCAGTTCCGTTCAGACTATAACCCTCAAGACTTAATACGCAGATTGGAGTAG
- a CDS encoding DUF4230 domain-containing protein: MEQHNKKLLFTCGGIAAIVLVFVLTLGLIGLFFFDKLSDRLPGLHSEDTSEMIMTPSEIESIRRIGQWEFMAINDEELVDTVRKGFFSDDHLVRIYYGTIRLGLDLSDFDASRISMHEDSLAVQLPQITLLDNHFIDEARTQSFHESGSWSNKDRQALYERARHKMKTRCITPATCEGTRQLAESQVRRLLMAMGYEKVSISFDEPQQQ; the protein is encoded by the coding sequence ATGGAGCAACATAACAAAAAATTACTATTCACCTGCGGAGGCATAGCTGCCATCGTACTGGTATTCGTCCTGACGCTTGGACTCATCGGCCTTTTCTTCTTCGATAAGTTGTCCGACCGTCTGCCAGGATTACACTCTGAAGACACGTCGGAAATGATTATGACACCCTCAGAGATAGAAAGCATCCGACGTATCGGCCAATGGGAGTTTATGGCTATCAATGATGAGGAGTTGGTAGATACCGTGCGCAAGGGGTTCTTCTCTGATGACCACCTGGTACGTATCTATTATGGAACCATCCGCTTAGGACTAGACCTCAGCGACTTTGACGCCTCTCGAATTTCTATGCACGAAGATTCGTTAGCTGTACAACTGCCACAGATTACACTACTCGACAACCATTTCATTGACGAGGCACGTACGCAGTCGTTCCACGAATCAGGCTCTTGGTCAAACAAAGACCGACAGGCGCTCTACGAGCGGGCTCGCCACAAGATGAAAACACGCTGTATCACACCTGCTACCTGCGAAGGCACCCGCCAGCTGGCAGAGTCACAGGTACGTCGCCTGCTGATGGCTATGGGATATGAGAAAGTCAGTATCAGTTTCGATGAACCTCAACAACAGTAA
- the tsaA gene encoding tRNA (N6-threonylcarbamoyladenosine(37)-N6)-methyltransferase TrmO, translating into MNIHPVAYFHSPLTSKFGIPRQSGLAEELVGTIVLEPEYRREEAVRGLEAFDYLWLIWEFSANPHEQQGLTVRPPRLGGNERVGVFASRSPFRPNRLGLSCVRIDKVEIGENGPVIHVRGADLMDGTPIYDIKPYVAYADSHPEARSGFVDKKVWKPLFVEIPQTLSKHFTENELAGLKQVLSQDPRPRYHDDAERIYGMPFAGWDVRFRVADGVVTVVEVHRN; encoded by the coding sequence ATGAACATTCATCCAGTTGCATATTTTCACTCCCCATTGACGTCGAAATTCGGCATACCGCGCCAGAGCGGACTGGCCGAAGAACTTGTCGGCACGATTGTCCTGGAACCGGAATACAGACGCGAAGAGGCTGTTCGTGGTCTGGAAGCCTTTGATTACTTGTGGCTTATCTGGGAATTCTCGGCTAACCCGCATGAACAGCAGGGACTGACCGTGCGCCCTCCTCGTCTAGGTGGCAACGAGCGGGTTGGCGTCTTTGCCTCCCGTTCACCGTTCCGTCCTAATCGTCTGGGTCTCTCGTGCGTACGTATAGATAAGGTGGAGATAGGGGAGAACGGCCCCGTGATTCATGTGAGGGGGGCTGATTTGATGGATGGTACGCCTATCTACGACATCAAGCCCTATGTGGCCTATGCCGACAGTCACCCTGAGGCAAGAAGTGGATTCGTAGATAAGAAAGTATGGAAACCTTTGTTTGTGGAGATACCGCAGACACTATCAAAGCATTTCACAGAAAATGAGTTGGCTGGTTTGAAACAAGTGCTCAGCCAGGATCCGCGTCCACGCTATCACGATGATGCAGAGCGTATATACGGCATGCCGTTTGCAGGCTGGGATGTACGCTTCCGTGTGGCCGATGGTGTGGTTACTGTTGTTGAGGTTCATCGAAACTGA